In the genome of Nycticebus coucang isolate mNycCou1 chromosome 12, mNycCou1.pri, whole genome shotgun sequence, one region contains:
- the SOX8 gene encoding transcription factor SOX-8 has translation MGRWVGGGASGCLLKETCCGSRSPDGVAATAATVVVVRVGELKLGRRRQGRRSGLPAATSGSWSGRTAAQAPVPVHLPARAPPRAAPMLDMSEARTQPPCSPSGTASSMSHVEDSDSDAPPSPAGSEGLGRAGSAVAGGRGDSAEAADERFPACIRDAVSQVLKGYDWSLVPMPVRGGGGGALKAKPHVKRPMNAFMVWAQAARRKLADQYPHLHNAELSKTLGKLWRLLSESEKRPFVEEAERLRVQHKKDHPDYKYQPRRRKSVKTGQSDSDSGAELSHHPGGAMYKADAGLGDAHHHSDHTGQTHGPPTPPTTPKADLHQAGASVGAKPELKLEGRRLVDSGRQNIDFSNVDISELSSEVIGNMDTFDVHEFDQYLPLSGHSAMPTEPSQATTGSYGGASYSHPGASPVWVHKSGPPASASPSEAGPPRPQIKTEQLSPSHYSDQPHGSPGRADYGSYSAQANVTTASPAAAASSFASSQCDYADLQASGYYSPYPGYPSSLYQYPYFHSPRRPYASPLLNGLSLPPAHSPTSNWDQPVYTTLTRP, from the exons ATGGGAagatgggtggggggaggagccTCTGGGTGCCTCTTAAAAGAAACTTGTTGCGGATCTCGGAGCCCCGACGGAGTTGCGGCGACCGCGGCGACGGTGGTGGTGGTGCGGGTGGGAGAGCTGAAGCTAGGGCGGCGTCGTCAAGGAAGAAGGTCGGGCCTCCCCGCGGCGACCTCGGGGTCCTGGAGCGGCCGCACCGCAGCCCAAGCGCCGGTCCCGGTGCATCTTCCTGCGCGCGCCCCTCCGCGCGCAGCCCCGATGCTGGACATGAGTGAGGCCCGCACCCAGCCACCCTGCAGCCCGTCTGGCACCGCCAGCTCCATGTCGCACGTGGAGGACTCTGACTCGGACGCGCCGCCGTCGCCCGCCGGCTCTGAGGGCCTGGGCCGCGCTGGGAGCGCGGTGGCCGGCGGTCGGGGGGACTCGGCAGAGGCGGCGGACGAGCGTTTTCCTGCTTGTATCCGCGACGCCGTGTCGCAGGTGCTCAAAGGCTATGACTGGAGCTTGGTGCCCATGCCTGTGCGCGGCGGTGGAGGCGGCGCGCTCAAGGCCAAGCCTCACGTGAAGCGGCCCATGAACGCCTTTATGGTGTGGGCCCAGGCTGCGCGCCGCAAGCTAGCGGACCAGTACCCACACCTGCACAACGCAGAGCTCAGCAAGACGCTTGGCAAGCTGTGGCG GTTgctgagtgagagtgagaagcGTCCCTTCGTGGAGGAGGCAGAGCGGCTTCGTGTTCAGCACAAGAAGGACCACCCAGACTACAAGTACCAGCCCCGCCGCAGGAAGAGTGTGAAGACTGGCCAGAGTGATTCGGACTCGGGAGCCGAGCTGAGCCACCACCCTGGTGGCGCTATGTACAAGGCTGACGCAGGCCTCGGTGATGCACACCATCATAGCGACCACACAG GGCAGACCCATGGGCCTCCCACCCCGCCCACCACCCCCAAGGCAGACCTGCACCAGGCGGGTGCTAGTGTTGGGGCCAAGCCAGAGCTGAAGTTGGAAGGGCGCCGCCTAGTGGACAGCGGGCGCCAGAACATTGACTTCAGCAATGTGGACATCTCTGAGCTCAGCAGCGAGGTCATCGGCAACATGGACACCTTCGATGTCCACGAGTTTGACCAGTACCTGCCTCTCAGCGGCCACTCGGCCATGCCCACAGAGCCCAGCCAGGCAACCACCGGCTCCTACGGGGGTGCCTCCTACTCTCACCCTGGGGCATCCCCCGTGTGGGTGCATAAGAGtggtcctccagcctcagcctcacccTCAGAGGCGGGTCCCCCACGGCCACAGATCAAGACAGAGCAGCTGAGCCCCAGCCACTACAGCGACCAGCCCCATGGTTCACCCGGCCGTGCCGACTACGGCTCCTACAGTGCCCAGGCCAATGTGACCACAGCTTCCCCCGCAGCAGCTGCCAGCTCCTTCGCCAGCTCACAGTGTGACTACGCTGACCTGCAGGCCTCTGGCTACTACAGCCCGTACCCTGGCTACCCGTCTAGCCTCTACCAGTACCCTTACTTCCACTCGCCCCGCCGGCCCTATGCCTCGCCTCTGCTCAACGGGCTGTCCCTGCCACCCGCCCATAGCCCCACCAGTAACTGGGACCAGCCCGTGTACACCACGCTGACCAGGCCCTGA